TTTCTTTTTTACAATAAGTAAAGGTCCCTCTTTTTTAACAATCTCCACCTTTTCTCCCTTCTCAATTGTTCCTTCCTGTGTACGTGCTTTCCAGTATTCTCCGTGATATTTTACATACCCTTCCTGAGTGGCTGTTATATTATCATTTGCCTCGGCTGTATCCCCAATCATCTCACCTATAACCGGCTTTCTTTTTCTCACATCAAGCACCTTGTAGATGGCTATCACCGTAAGAAATATTACAACTACACTTGGTATTACTACTGCGATGATCATATTGATCTGAAATTCGGCAGGTACAAAAAAATCAGGATAATTCATTGGTATCAACAGAATACTTCCTATAATCACACATATCACTCCGGCAAATCCAAATACCCCAAATCCAGGCTCCTGTAATTCCAGGATTAACAACCCGGCACCTACAAGCACCAGGAACACTGCTGCAATATTCACATCAAACCCCATACCAATAAGTCCCAGTGTGATAGCAATTACACCAAATATCTCAGGACCGTATCCGGGATTGGAAATTCCGAAAATAATTCCGTATATTCCCAGAAGGAGAAGAAGGGATGATATAAGCGGATTTGATATTATATTCATAAATACAAGCTGGAGAGGTGGCTGATAGGTTTCAATTTCTGCACCTGCAGTCCTGAGCTCATGTCCCTTGACAGATATACCATCGATCTGCATTAGCAGATCGTCTATGTCAGCTGCTACATACTCTATAATTCCCACTTCAAGAGCCTGTTCTGCGTTAAGGTTCAGGTTTCTGGTAATGAATTCTTCTGCAATGGTCTCATTTCTATCATGCATGCTTGCCTTTTCACGTGCAAAGGCAACAAGTGCATTGATGATCTTTGGATCATCAACAGGCTGCGAGAGCTGTACTGGCTGGGCAGAACCAATTATCGTGTGAGGTGCCATTGCAGCAATATCAGTGCTGATAAGTATCAATGTACCTGCAGACCATGCCTTTGCTCCCGGAGGATGGACATAACCGATCACCGGCACATCTGTACCTTCTATCAGCTCTATGATTCTGAATGTCTCATCAAGCCCGCCACCCGGGGTATCCAGCCTGATTATCAGTGCCTCAAAATTTTCAGTTTCGGCTTTATGTATTGCATCTTCCACTATATTATCTGATGCAGGGGTGATGACATCTGATATCTCCAGTACCAGTACTCTGCTATTTTCGTCTGCTGCAGCGGGTATCAGGATAAAAAATAAAAAAAGAAATATGAGCAGAAGATACAGTTTGCTGTGTTTCATAGTCCCTGTAATTATTTTTTGCTGCTGCCCTTTAGTTTTTTCTGAGCAACAGCCTCTGTTATCCCTGCGATTTCTCCTGCACTGGTAGTGTTGGTAATTATTATCAGATTCTGTTCCCTTGAAACTTCTGCAATTGTCTGCAATTCACGAAGCTTGATACCAACCGGCATATCCTGATATAGCATTGCAGCATCCTTCATCTTTTCAGCTGCCATGTATTCTCCTTCAGAGAGAATTATTCTTGAACGTTTTTCACGCTCTGCTTCAGCCTGCTTTGCAATTGCCCTGTGCATGGTTGTTGGTAGATTTACATCCCTGATGGTTACAGAAGTTACTTTTATACCCCAGGGATCTGTTGAAGTGTCCAGCATAGTCTGGATATCTTTATTGATCTCCTCTCTCTGAGATAGGACATCATCAAGTTCGATTCTTCCCATAACATCCCTTAGTGTTGTCTGAGAGAGCATTGCAGTTGCATATTTATAATCCTCCACAGCAGTTACAGCTGCTCCCGGTTCCACAACCTTGTAGTATACAATAGCATCTACATCAACAGTCACATTATCCTTTGTGATCACGTTCTGCTTTGGAACATCAATTGTAACAACTCTAAGATCAACTTTAACTGTTTTATCTATAATTGGAATTATAAAGAACAGACCTGGGCCTTTAACCCCTTCAAATCGTCCTAACCTGAATATAACGACTCTTTCATATTCATTTACTATCTTGATACTCTGTGATAGAATAATCACAACAATAATCAATGTGGGTACTATAAATTCACTGACCATATGGTTCACCTGCTAAAGAGCTGTTTATAAGATCTGGATACAAATTAGTTATGTTAAGTTCATAAAGCTGCAGGTCTGAATAGATATAATCTTAATCTGAATAATCCCTAAAGTATTTCCAGACCCACCAATGAAGATATTACTCATTCATTCTTTATTAAATTGATTGGTGAACCACACATGAGCTAAAGACACCGGGTTTTACGCTTTGTCTATAAAATAACAGATAAAGGTAACTATGTTGATGTGGCTGGATTTATAAGGGATAAGATCTCTATACCAAAAAATAAATCATAGATAAATGACTATCGAAGGATAAAATGAAAGATAAGTGTAAAAAGTGTGAAGGGCAGGGTTTTAAAGTATTATCTAGAGAAAAATGTCCTGAATGCAAGGGGTCTGGTAAATCTAAATCAGTTGATCTCATGAAATTGTCCCAGGAGGACCTGGACACCTTTTTAAAAGAAGGATCTGTGTGTGGAAAGTGTGAGGGTACCGGAGAGGTAAAGAACAAACTGAAATGTGAATCCTGCAAAGGAGAGGGATTTTTCTATTTCTGTGACAGGTGTGAAAAACCTATTGAAAAGCCTTCTGAGGGCATGGAGATATGTGATATCTGCAGAAAGAAGGAGACTGTACACCTTCTGGATGATTCCTGTACTCTGGATGAGGTAGAAGTTGGAAAGCTCTACCATGGTACAGTGAACAGCCTAGCACCTTTTGGTGCTTTTGTGGATCTAAATTCCAGGGTTAGGGGACTTGTGCATACCAGCAACATCTCACACCCACTTGAGGAAAGAGATGAAGTCATTGTATTTGTAAAGGAAATAAAACAGAATGGCAATATGGATCTGGTACCAAGAAAAATTGAATCATATCAGACTGTGGAAGTGGAAAAGGAACTTCCTCTGGTAACAGCGTCTGATCTTTCGGGTTATGTGGGGCGGTTTGTAAGAATTGAAGGGGAGGTAATTCAGGTAAAACAGACCGCAGGGCCTACTATATTTACGGTTTCTGATGAATCCGGTCTGATCTCAGGTGCTGCCTTTGTACGGGCAGGTGAGAGGGCATATCCTCATATAGATTCTGATATGATCGTAACCATGACTGGAGAGGTTACTGCCAGGGGGGATGATCTGCAGGTCGAAGTAATGAGCATGAAACGGCTTTCAGGTGAGATGGAGAAAACAGTATGGGAGAGGATAGAAAGTGCCATTGATAATAGAGCCGCTCCCTCTGAGATAGAATTTCTGGTAAAGAGTAATATCCTGGAAAACCTGCTTCCTTCCATGAAAGATGTTGCAAGGATCATCAAGAAGGCAGTAATTAAATCCAGGCCGATAATCCTGAGACATCATGCCGATGCAGACGGGATGACTGCAGCTCTTGCCATAGAGAAGGCCATTCTTCCTCTTATAAGAGAGGTCGGAGGCCAGGACGCAGAATACTTTTTCTATAAACGCTCGCCTTCAAAGGCCCCCTTCTATGAGCTTCTGGATGTTATACGGGATATTTCGTTTGCACTGGAAGATGCAAGCCGCCACGGGCAGAAAATGCCGCTGGTTATCCTTGTGGACAATGGTTCAACAGAAGAGGATGTGCCTGCAATGAAACAGGCTATGATCTATGACATTGATATGGTAGTTGTCGATCATCATCATCCGGATGAAATTGTGGATCAGTATCTGCTGGCTCATGTAAATCCCGCCCATGTGGGAGGAGACTTCGGAGTGACTACAGGTATGATGTGTACTGAAATTGCAAGAATGATCAATCCTTCAGTTGTAAATGACATCAGACACCTGCCTGCCATTTCTGCAGTAGGTGATCGTTCAACCGCTCCTGAAGCTGAAAAATATATTGATCTTGTATCTGAAAAATACTCGCTGGAAAGATTAGGTGATATAGCTCTTGCTCTTGATTTCTCTGCATTCTGGCTAAAGTTTAGCAGTGGTAAGGGAATTGTGGATGATATTACAAACTTTGGCAGTGAGACACGTCATAACAGGATCGTATCTCTGCTCTGTGAGCAGGCAAATGAAATGATATCCGAACAGATGGAGGCCTGTATTCCAAACGTCAAATCCAGAAAACTCCCAAACGGAGCTATGCTCAATGTTCTGGATGTGGAGAATTATGCTCACAAGTTTACTTTTCCACCGCCTGGAAAAACGGCAGGAGAGGTTCATGATCGGCTGATCCGCAAGTTTGGTGACATTCCCATCATTACGATTGGATATGGTCCAGACTTTGCGGTCATAAGATCAAAAAAAGTGAAGATGAACATTCCCCGTCTTGTAAAGGAACTTCATCAGGAAGTGACAGGGGCCGGTGTCAGTGGCGGTGGTCACCTTGTGGTAGGTAGTATTAAATTTGTGGAAGGTAAACGTACAGAGGTTCTTGCATGCCTTGCCCAGAAACTTGGTGAAACAGAGGTTGAGGATTGATTTTTCAACTTCTGCTGTGATTATTTTTGATGTTCAATCCATTCTCATAATACGTATCATTGCCCTTACCGGCACACCAGAGATCGTTTCTGCTCCTTTTTTATCTATAATAACTGCTGCGCCTACCGGAATTGCCCCAAATTCCCTGATCTGCTTTATTACCTGGGAAATAGTTGATCCTGAAGTTATTACATCATCAACAATAATGCATTTCTTTCCATCCACACTTCCAAAATTTCTGCTGATAATTCCGCCTGGGTGGGTGTTATCCACTCTCTGGCCCAGAACGTGGAACAGTGCAAATTCTGTTCCCAGCTCATCTGCCATCAGGCTTGCAATGGGCACTCCACTTGATGTGGTACCAACGATTGTATCTATTTCTTCGTCTGTCTGCACCAGCAGGTCAAGGACCATATCTGACAGAACTCTGGAAATATAACGCAGGCGGAAAGAACTTTTTCCGATACTGCTCCAGTCAACAGAAATATCCTTTGGGGCCTGTATTTCCTCTCCTCTCCTGGCCCGTGATAAT
Above is a genomic segment from Methanosalsum zhilinae DSM 4017 containing:
- a CDS encoding orotate phosphoribosyltransferase-like protein → MRNIEDLINKAVELQSKGLVTGQIADELNVSRETATWLLSRARRGEEIQAPKDISVDWSSIGKSSFRLRYISRVLSDMVLDLLVQTDEEIDTIVGTTSSGVPIASLMADELGTEFALFHVLGQRVDNTHPGGIISRNFGSVDGKKCIIVDDVITSGSTISQVIKQIREFGAIPVGAAVIIDKKGAETISGVPVRAMIRIMRMD
- a CDS encoding DHH family phosphoesterase; translation: MKDKCKKCEGQGFKVLSREKCPECKGSGKSKSVDLMKLSQEDLDTFLKEGSVCGKCEGTGEVKNKLKCESCKGEGFFYFCDRCEKPIEKPSEGMEICDICRKKETVHLLDDSCTLDEVEVGKLYHGTVNSLAPFGAFVDLNSRVRGLVHTSNISHPLEERDEVIVFVKEIKQNGNMDLVPRKIESYQTVEVEKELPLVTASDLSGYVGRFVRIEGEVIQVKQTAGPTIFTVSDESGLISGAAFVRAGERAYPHIDSDMIVTMTGEVTARGDDLQVEVMSMKRLSGEMEKTVWERIESAIDNRAAPSEIEFLVKSNILENLLPSMKDVARIIKKAVIKSRPIILRHHADADGMTAALAIEKAILPLIREVGGQDAEYFFYKRSPSKAPFYELLDVIRDISFALEDASRHGQKMPLVILVDNGSTEEDVPAMKQAMIYDIDMVVVDHHHPDEIVDQYLLAHVNPAHVGGDFGVTTGMMCTEIARMINPSVVNDIRHLPAISAVGDRSTAPEAEKYIDLVSEKYSLERLGDIALALDFSAFWLKFSSGKGIVDDITNFGSETRHNRIVSLLCEQANEMISEQMEACIPNVKSRKLPNGAMLNVLDVENYAHKFTFPPPGKTAGEVHDRLIRKFGDIPIITIGYGPDFAVIRSKKVKMNIPRLVKELHQEVTGAGVSGGGHLVVGSIKFVEGKRTEVLACLAQKLGETEVED
- a CDS encoding slipin family protein gives rise to the protein MVSEFIVPTLIIVVIILSQSIKIVNEYERVVIFRLGRFEGVKGPGLFFIIPIIDKTVKVDLRVVTIDVPKQNVITKDNVTVDVDAIVYYKVVEPGAAVTAVEDYKYATAMLSQTTLRDVMGRIELDDVLSQREEINKDIQTMLDTSTDPWGIKVTSVTIRDVNLPTTMHRAIAKQAEAEREKRSRIILSEGEYMAAEKMKDAAMLYQDMPVGIKLRELQTIAEVSREQNLIIITNTTSAGEIAGITEAVAQKKLKGSSKK
- a CDS encoding NfeD family protein, with the translated sequence MKHSKLYLLLIFLFLFFILIPAAADENSRVLVLEISDVITPASDNIVEDAIHKAETENFEALIIRLDTPGGGLDETFRIIELIEGTDVPVIGYVHPPGAKAWSAGTLILISTDIAAMAPHTIIGSAQPVQLSQPVDDPKIINALVAFAREKASMHDRNETIAEEFITRNLNLNAEQALEVGIIEYVAADIDDLLMQIDGISVKGHELRTAGAEIETYQPPLQLVFMNIISNPLISSLLLLLGIYGIIFGISNPGYGPEIFGVIAITLGLIGMGFDVNIAAVFLVLVGAGLLILELQEPGFGVFGFAGVICVIIGSILLIPMNYPDFFVPAEFQINMIIAVVIPSVVVIFLTVIAIYKVLDVRKRKPVIGEMIGDTAEANDNITATQEGYVKYHGEYWKARTQEGTIEKGEKVEIVKKEGPLLIVKKKIDETETVNPE